A stretch of Lepidochelys kempii isolate rLepKem1 chromosome 14, rLepKem1.hap2, whole genome shotgun sequence DNA encodes these proteins:
- the APOH gene encoding beta-2-glycoprotein 1, translating into MPTVLFLWIVTLAHGALAEHVCPKPREVPFATIDVDKRIYERGEEIMYTCDPGYSHQSGSRKYTCPWSGKWPINTMRCIPKKCPSPEPMRNGIVHFIDLNYQSLIHFSCEPGYILYGANTSQCMADGQWSGKLPECQPVTCPPPSLPEFGVISYHKLTPGNESVFQDIIRFECLPSFALFGNETATCMANGSWSDIPECRYVQCPHPTGIENGFVNFAVRRTYHYMESVDYGCQPHYVLDGPRESRCEKTGRWSTKPSCKAPCKIPVNKATVLYNGRKIKVQQDLKEGIQHAETIFFFCKNKEEKCGYTIPTQCINGQLTVPSCFKEIGRFESLWKTDPADLTPCDA; encoded by the exons ATGCCCACTGTGCTGTTCTTGTGGATTGTTACTCTAGCACACGGTGCTCTTGCAGAACATG TTTGCCCCAAGCCCCGTGAAGTGCCATTTGCTACAATTGATGTAGACAAGAGAATATATGAGAGAGGTGAAGAAATTATGTACACCTGTGATCCTGGTTATAGCCATCAGAGTGGCTCAAGGAAGTATACTTGCCCTTGGTCTGGTAAATGGCCTATCAATACAATGAGATGTATAC CAAAGAAATGTCCCTCTCCTGAACCCATGAGAAATGGAATAGTTCATTTTATAGACTTGAACTATCAAAGTTTGATACACTTTTCATGTGAACCAGG ATACATTCTCTATGGAGCAAACACTAGCCAGTGCATGGCAGATGGACAGTGGAGTGGAAAACTACCTGAATGCCAAC CTGTGACATGTCCTCCTCCCTCACTTCCTGAATTCGGAGTTATTTCTTACCATAAGCTAACGCCTGGAAATGAGTCTGTCTTCCAAGATATTATCCGTTTTGAATGCTTACCATCTTTTGCGTTGTTTGGAAATGAAACCGCTACTtgtatggccaatgggagctggagtgaTATCCCAGAATGCAGGT ATGTACAATGTCCACATCCAACAGGGATAGAAAATGGATTCGTAAATTTTGCCGTCCGCAGAACCTATCATTATATGGAGAGCGTCGATTATGGCTGCCAGCCTCATTATGTGCTAGATGGACCAAGGGAATCAAGGTGTGAAAAAACAGGTCGCTGGTCCACCAAGCCATCATGTAAAg CACCGTGTAAAATACCAGTTAACAAAGCCACAGTGTTATACAATGGCCGGAAGATAAAAGTTCAGCAAGACCTCAAGGAAGGAATACAGCATGCTGaaactattttctttttctgcaaaaataaagaggaaaagtGTGGCTATACCATACCCACTCAGTGTATAAATGGCCAACTCACAGTCCCTTCCTGTTTCAAAG AAATTGGTCGTTTTGAATCTCTTTGGAAAACGGATCCAGCAGATTTGACACCATGTGATGCCTGA